In the genome of Rhizobium etli 8C-3, one region contains:
- a CDS encoding ABC transporter ATP-binding protein — MMALLTVDNLKVSYPTRTGVIEAVRGVSFTLGKERLAIVGESGSGKSQTGRAIMGLTPKHGIVTADKLDFNGIDLLQASAKKRRLLRGKRIAMVLQDPKYSLDPVMSIGRQICETLRTHEKVSKAEATERALAMLEAVQIHDPKRVFDLYPHEVSGGMGQRAMIAMMLIAGPELLIADEPTSALDVTVQLDVLKILDKLVSERGMGLIFVSHDLRLVSSFCDRVIVMYAGKIVEELRASDLKNAQHPYTQGLLNCMPQIGEDRHPLPVLDRKPEWAA, encoded by the coding sequence ATGATGGCTTTGCTGACGGTCGACAACCTGAAGGTCAGCTACCCGACCCGCACCGGCGTGATCGAGGCTGTTCGCGGCGTTTCCTTCACGCTCGGCAAGGAACGCCTCGCCATTGTCGGGGAGTCCGGGTCCGGCAAGTCGCAGACCGGCCGAGCGATCATGGGGCTGACGCCGAAGCATGGCATCGTCACGGCCGACAAGCTCGACTTCAACGGCATCGATCTGCTTCAGGCCTCAGCGAAGAAACGGCGGCTCCTGCGCGGCAAGCGCATCGCCATGGTGCTTCAGGATCCGAAATACTCGCTCGATCCGGTGATGTCGATCGGAAGGCAGATCTGCGAGACGCTGAGAACGCATGAGAAAGTCAGCAAGGCCGAGGCGACCGAACGGGCGCTTGCCATGCTGGAGGCGGTGCAGATTCACGATCCGAAGCGTGTCTTCGATCTCTACCCCCATGAGGTCTCAGGCGGCATGGGCCAGCGTGCAATGATCGCTATGATGCTGATTGCCGGGCCGGAACTGCTGATCGCTGACGAGCCGACCTCGGCGCTCGACGTTACCGTGCAGCTCGACGTGTTGAAGATCCTGGACAAGCTGGTTTCCGAGCGCGGCATGGGGCTTATCTTCGTGTCGCACGATCTGCGTCTTGTTTCTTCGTTCTGCGACCGCGTCATCGTGATGTATGCCGGAAAGATCGTTGAAGAGCTTAGGGCTAGTGACCTCAAAAATGCACAGCATCCCTATACGCAGGGACTGTTGAACTGC
- a CDS encoding ABC transporter permease translates to MTVPTSQSAPMSRRQWLLSDRPQSRVQARLGRAYVTWRQFSANRLAVLGLIIIIALLLVAAFADLLATHSPVVGDLKNARLLPPGTGEYLLGTDDQGRDILSRLIYGSRLTLFVVVLVAIISAPIGLIVGTVSGYAGGWLDAVLMRITDIFLAFPKLVLALAFVAALGPGIENAIIAIAITSWPPYARIARAETLTVRRSDYISAVKLMGASPLRIIIRHVMPLCLSSLIVRVTLDMAGIILTAAGLGFLGLGAQPPLPEWGAMIASGRRFILDQWWVAAMPGIAILIVSLGFNLLGDGLRDALDPKESGQ, encoded by the coding sequence ATGACGGTTCCAACCAGCCAGTCAGCGCCGATGAGCCGCCGCCAGTGGCTGCTTTCCGATCGCCCGCAATCACGTGTACAGGCCCGTCTCGGGCGCGCCTATGTGACCTGGCGGCAGTTCAGTGCGAACAGGTTGGCCGTCCTGGGTCTCATTATCATTATCGCCCTGCTCCTGGTTGCCGCCTTCGCCGATCTGTTGGCCACCCATTCTCCGGTGGTCGGCGATCTCAAGAATGCGCGGCTTCTGCCGCCAGGTACCGGCGAGTACCTGCTTGGAACGGACGATCAGGGTCGCGATATTCTTTCGCGCCTGATCTACGGGTCGCGGCTGACACTCTTCGTCGTCGTGCTGGTTGCGATCATCTCGGCGCCGATTGGACTGATCGTCGGTACGGTCTCCGGCTATGCCGGGGGATGGTTGGATGCAGTGCTGATGCGTATCACCGATATCTTCCTGGCGTTCCCGAAACTGGTGCTGGCGCTTGCCTTTGTCGCGGCACTCGGGCCGGGCATCGAAAACGCGATCATCGCCATTGCAATCACGTCCTGGCCGCCCTACGCCCGCATCGCCAGGGCCGAAACGCTGACGGTGCGTCGCTCGGATTACATCTCGGCGGTCAAGCTGATGGGCGCATCGCCGCTCCGCATCATCATCCGCCATGTCATGCCGCTCTGCCTCTCGTCGCTGATCGTTCGCGTAACGCTCGACATGGCGGGCATCATCCTGACGGCTGCCGGACTCGGCTTTCTCGGTCTCGGCGCGCAGCCGCCACTGCCGGAATGGGGCGCGATGATCGCCTCGGGCCGCCGTTTCATTCTCGACCAATGGTGGGTCGCAGCCATGCCGGGCATTGCGATCCTCATCGTCAGCCTCGGTTTCAACCTGCTTGGCGACGGCCTGCGCGATGCGCTCGATCCCAAGGAGAGCGGCCAATGA
- a CDS encoding ABC transporter permease, with translation MSIIETKMEARPAKGRAVPLAKAIGRFLIAAVTTYLGLLAVTFFIGRVVPIDPVLAILGDRAPTHVVERVREELGFNLPLYQQFFIYIKGILSGDFGNSVLTTNPVMTDIRRVFPATIELATLGTIIGALFGIPLGVLAAVRRGSLVDQIVRVVGLVGYSVPIFWLALISLVIFYAQLRWVAFPGRIDIVFEYTFTPITGFYLIDSVWQGQWDVFYDVFRHIILPASLLGYFSLAYISRMTRSFMLNELSQEYIVAARAKGLSETRVIWGHALRNAAVPLVTVIALSYAGLLEGSVLTETVFSWPGIGLYITNSLQNADMNAVLGGTIVIGTVFIGINLLSDLLYRTLDPRTRSR, from the coding sequence TTGAGCATTATAGAAACAAAAATGGAGGCGCGGCCCGCGAAGGGTCGTGCCGTTCCTCTTGCAAAAGCAATCGGGCGTTTCCTGATCGCTGCCGTGACGACTTATCTGGGGCTTCTGGCCGTCACTTTCTTCATCGGCCGTGTCGTGCCGATCGATCCGGTTCTTGCAATCCTTGGTGACCGCGCGCCGACGCATGTCGTGGAGCGCGTGCGTGAAGAGCTCGGCTTCAACCTGCCGCTCTATCAGCAATTCTTCATCTATATCAAAGGCATCCTTTCTGGTGATTTCGGCAATTCGGTGCTGACCACCAATCCGGTGATGACCGATATCCGACGCGTCTTTCCAGCAACGATCGAGCTTGCGACCCTCGGCACCATTATCGGCGCCCTGTTTGGCATTCCGCTCGGCGTGCTTGCGGCTGTGCGGCGCGGCAGCCTTGTCGACCAGATCGTGCGCGTCGTCGGGCTTGTCGGCTATTCCGTGCCGATCTTCTGGCTGGCCCTGATCTCGCTAGTCATATTCTATGCCCAACTGCGCTGGGTGGCCTTTCCAGGGCGCATCGATATCGTCTTTGAATATACGTTCACGCCAATTACCGGCTTTTACCTGATCGATAGCGTCTGGCAGGGGCAGTGGGATGTCTTCTACGACGTCTTTCGCCACATTATCTTGCCGGCATCGCTGCTCGGCTATTTCTCGCTCGCCTATATCAGCCGGATGACGCGCAGCTTCATGCTGAACGAGCTCAGTCAGGAGTATATCGTGGCTGCGCGCGCCAAAGGGCTTTCGGAAACCCGGGTAATTTGGGGCCACGCATTGCGCAATGCCGCGGTGCCGCTTGTGACGGTGATTGCGCTCTCCTACGCCGGGCTTCTCGAAGGCTCGGTGCTGACGGAGACGGTATTTTCCTGGCCGGGCATTGGCCTCTACATCACAAACTCCCTTCAGAACGCCGACATGAACGCTGTCCTCGGCGGCACGATCGTCATCGGCACGGTGTTCATTGGCATCAACCTCCTGTCCGACCTTCTCTACCGGACGCTCGATCCAAGGACGCGAAGCCGATGA
- a CDS encoding ABC transporter substrate-binding protein, translated as MMITKLSRNFRALSAGAALSLLMLTAPAAFAETPKDTLVEGLAIDDIISMDPGEAFEFSAAEMTTNSYSLLVRLDLDDTAKVKGDLAESWSVSDDGLTYTFKLKPGLKFASGNPVTAEDVAWSFERAVKLDKSPAFILTQFGLTGDNVTEKAKAADENTFVFTVDKAYAPSFVLNCLTATVASVVDKKLVMDHIKPMTPSAEYKYDNDFGNEWLKTGYAGSGAYKLREWRANEVVVLERNDNYYGDKAKLNRVIYRYMKESAAQRLALEAGDIDIARNLEPGDLDAVSKNADLAVASAPKSTIYYVSLNLKNENLKKPEVQQAFKYLVDYDAISSTLIKGIGEIHQTFLPKGQLGALDENPFKLDVAKAKELLAKAGLADGFSVTMDVRNTQPVTGIAESMQQTLAQAGVKLEIIPGDGKQTLTKYRARTHDMYIGQWGSDYFDPNSNADTFTANPDNSDAGTNKTLAWRNAFETPELDKQAKAALLERDGAKRAAMYQEIQKKYLENSPFIFIFQQIEVAGYRKNLKDFKLGPSFDTNFVGPIAKE; from the coding sequence ATGATGATTACTAAACTCAGCCGCAACTTTCGCGCCCTTTCTGCAGGTGCCGCGCTTTCACTGCTCATGCTGACGGCGCCTGCCGCTTTTGCCGAGACGCCGAAGGATACACTCGTCGAAGGTCTCGCCATCGATGACATCATTTCGATGGATCCAGGCGAGGCCTTCGAGTTTTCAGCGGCGGAAATGACAACCAACTCCTATAGCCTGCTGGTCCGCCTTGACCTGGACGACACGGCGAAGGTCAAGGGTGATCTTGCCGAGAGCTGGAGCGTCTCCGATGACGGCCTGACCTATACGTTCAAGCTGAAGCCCGGTCTGAAGTTCGCCTCAGGCAACCCGGTCACCGCGGAGGATGTCGCCTGGTCCTTCGAGCGCGCCGTCAAACTCGACAAGAGCCCGGCATTCATCCTGACACAGTTCGGCCTGACCGGAGACAACGTGACTGAAAAGGCGAAGGCTGCGGACGAAAACACGTTCGTCTTCACGGTCGACAAGGCCTATGCGCCGAGCTTCGTGCTGAACTGCCTGACGGCGACGGTTGCCTCCGTAGTCGACAAGAAGCTGGTGATGGATCACATCAAGCCGATGACGCCGAGCGCGGAATACAAGTATGACAACGACTTCGGCAATGAATGGCTGAAGACGGGCTATGCCGGCTCCGGCGCCTACAAGCTTCGCGAATGGCGCGCCAACGAAGTCGTCGTGCTGGAGCGCAACGACAATTACTATGGCGACAAGGCGAAGCTGAACCGCGTCATCTACCGCTACATGAAGGAAAGTGCCGCACAACGTCTGGCGCTGGAGGCAGGCGACATCGATATCGCGCGCAATCTTGAGCCGGGCGATCTCGACGCCGTTTCGAAGAACGCCGACCTCGCGGTGGCGAGCGCACCGAAAAGCACGATCTATTATGTCAGCCTCAACCTCAAGAACGAGAACCTGAAGAAGCCGGAGGTACAGCAGGCCTTCAAGTATCTCGTGGATTACGATGCGATCAGCTCGACGCTCATAAAGGGCATCGGCGAAATCCATCAGACGTTCCTGCCGAAGGGCCAGCTCGGTGCGCTCGACGAAAATCCGTTCAAGCTCGACGTCGCCAAGGCGAAGGAACTGCTGGCAAAGGCCGGTCTTGCGGATGGTTTTTCGGTGACGATGGACGTGCGGAACACTCAGCCCGTCACCGGCATTGCCGAATCCATGCAGCAGACGCTGGCACAAGCCGGAGTGAAGCTCGAAATCATTCCGGGCGACGGCAAACAGACACTAACGAAATACCGCGCCCGCACGCACGACATGTATATCGGTCAATGGGGTTCCGACTACTTCGACCCGAACTCGAATGCCGATACCTTCACGGCGAACCCGGACAATTCGGATGCGGGCACGAACAAGACGCTCGCTTGGCGCAATGCCTTCGAAACCCCGGAACTCGACAAGCAGGCCAAGGCAGCACTGCTTGAGCGCGACGGTGCCAAGCGCGCCGCCATGTACCAGGAGATCCAGAAGAAGTACCTGGAGAACAGCCCCTTCATCTTCATCTTCCAGCAGATCGAAGTCGCCGGCTATCGCAAGAACCTGAAGGACTTCAAACTCGGACCGAGCTTCGATACGAACTTCGTCGGCCCAATCGCCAAGGAATGA
- a CDS encoding dipeptidase: MQLVFDGHNDVLLRLWTHERDGNDPVAEFLNGTTSGHIDGPRARQGGLAGGLCAIYVPSGDLVFADPDGNGHYETPLAAPLDRLPSLGIATEMAALALRLDKAGAWRLCRTVKDIRNAIESGVFAAVMHMEGCEAIGPDLAALEVFHAAGLRSLGPVWSRHNVFGHGVPFAFPMSPDTAPGLTGAGFELVRECNRLGIMIDLSHITEKGFWDVAKTTDQPLVATHSNVHALTPVARNLTDKQLDAIRESNGLIGLNYATAMLRADGRSEADTPIADMIRHLNYLVERVGIDCVAFGSDFDGATIPDEIGDAAGNQKLIAALRDVGYGEEDRRKLASENWLRILASAWGETNA; the protein is encoded by the coding sequence ATGCAGCTTGTATTTGATGGCCATAATGACGTTCTCCTCAGGCTTTGGACACATGAAAGGGATGGGAACGACCCGGTCGCGGAATTTCTGAACGGAACGACATCAGGCCACATCGATGGACCACGCGCCCGGCAAGGTGGTCTCGCCGGCGGCCTCTGCGCCATCTACGTGCCCTCTGGCGATCTCGTCTTTGCCGATCCCGATGGAAACGGACACTACGAAACGCCGCTGGCGGCACCTCTCGACCGGCTGCCGTCGCTCGGCATAGCGACCGAGATGGCCGCGCTTGCACTGCGTCTCGACAAGGCGGGCGCGTGGCGCCTCTGCCGGACGGTAAAGGACATTCGCAACGCCATTGAAAGCGGTGTTTTTGCCGCAGTCATGCATATGGAAGGCTGCGAGGCGATCGGGCCCGATCTTGCCGCGCTCGAGGTCTTTCATGCGGCAGGCTTGCGCTCTCTTGGACCTGTCTGGAGCAGGCATAACGTCTTCGGACACGGCGTACCCTTCGCCTTCCCGATGTCGCCAGACACTGCGCCTGGACTGACTGGCGCCGGCTTCGAGCTCGTGCGCGAATGCAATCGCCTGGGCATCATGATCGATCTTTCCCACATAACCGAAAAGGGCTTCTGGGACGTGGCGAAGACAACTGATCAGCCGCTGGTCGCGACCCATTCCAACGTGCATGCGCTGACGCCGGTGGCGCGCAATCTGACGGATAAGCAGCTTGATGCAATCAGGGAGAGCAATGGCCTTATCGGTCTTAACTACGCGACAGCGATGTTGAGAGCGGATGGCCGCTCGGAGGCAGACACACCGATCGCGGACATGATCCGCCATCTCAATTATCTCGTCGAGCGAGTCGGAATCGATTGCGTTGCGTTCGGATCTGATTTCGACGGTGCGACGATTCCGGACGAAATAGGCGACGCGGCTGGCAACCAGAAGCTGATTGCCGCTCTACGGGACGTTGGATATGGTGAGGAGGATCGACGGAAACTCGCCAGCGAGAACTGGCTCCGCATCCTGGCTTCGGCGTGGGGGGAGACGAACGCCTGA
- a CDS encoding alkaline phosphatase family protein, translating into MKRPNVLFITADQWRGDCLSATGHACVRTPNVDALASEGVLFRNHFAGAAPCSPARATLYTGLYQMNHRVCRNGSPLDRRFDNMALAARRAGYDPTLFGYTDTAPDPRELDRNDPHLETYEGLLPGFTARQLLPEHEKQWLSWLRSRGHRDAVSRDIHVPPGVACGEISAEPTVYSMDETQTAFLAGEFIRWLGEQDAPWFAHVSFLRPHPPFSVPEPFGRMFKPEDGPEFSRAKSRKIEEALHPYLGYSMPKSDKGSFIYGAEGSVSDWKAEHFSAIRAIYYGMIAEVDAQLGRIWQGLKDAGAWDDTIILFTSDHAEMMGDHWTLGKGGFFDGSYHIPLIIRDPKAAAGLRGHVVERFTSAADIFPTLCDSLGVEAANHVDGRSLRSFIDHGDAIDWREAAFWEFDFRDIANGEAERHFGLKSSQCNLAVIRDERFKYVHFAALPPLLFDLKNDPMELNNLASDPAYAATRLECAERLLSLRARHLDQTLAYTELTKEGPVTRRP; encoded by the coding sequence ATGAAGCGGCCGAACGTCCTTTTCATCACCGCGGATCAATGGCGCGGTGATTGCCTTTCGGCCACCGGCCACGCCTGTGTCAGGACGCCAAACGTCGATGCGCTGGCAAGTGAGGGCGTGCTTTTTCGCAATCACTTCGCCGGCGCGGCACCCTGTTCGCCGGCGCGGGCAACCCTTTACACCGGTCTTTACCAGATGAACCACCGGGTATGCCGGAACGGTTCGCCGCTGGACCGCCGCTTCGACAACATGGCGCTTGCGGCACGGCGCGCCGGCTATGACCCGACCTTGTTCGGCTATACGGATACCGCGCCCGATCCGCGCGAACTTGACAGGAACGACCCGCACCTTGAGACCTACGAAGGTCTGCTGCCAGGGTTTACCGCGCGCCAGCTCCTGCCCGAGCATGAGAAGCAGTGGCTTTCGTGGTTGCGCTCCCGTGGCCATCGCGACGCCGTCAGCCGGGACATCCATGTTCCGCCTGGTGTCGCCTGCGGTGAGATTTCGGCGGAACCCACCGTCTACTCCATGGATGAAACCCAGACGGCGTTCCTTGCCGGTGAATTCATTCGCTGGCTCGGCGAACAGGATGCGCCGTGGTTTGCCCACGTTTCCTTCCTGCGGCCGCATCCGCCATTTTCGGTGCCGGAGCCCTTCGGCAGGATGTTCAAGCCAGAAGATGGGCCCGAATTTTCGCGGGCGAAAAGCCGCAAGATCGAAGAGGCACTGCATCCTTATCTTGGCTATTCGATGCCCAAGAGCGACAAGGGCAGCTTCATATATGGCGCCGAGGGTTCGGTCAGCGACTGGAAAGCTGAGCATTTCTCAGCCATCCGGGCGATCTATTACGGAATGATTGCCGAGGTCGATGCGCAGCTCGGTCGGATCTGGCAGGGGCTGAAGGATGCCGGCGCGTGGGACGACACGATCATCCTCTTCACCTCCGACCATGCCGAGATGATGGGTGATCACTGGACGCTCGGCAAAGGCGGTTTTTTTGACGGCAGCTATCACATTCCCCTCATCATCCGCGACCCGAAAGCGGCAGCGGGCCTGAGAGGTCACGTGGTCGAGCGCTTCACGAGTGCTGCGGACATCTTTCCAACGCTTTGCGACAGCCTGGGAGTCGAAGCAGCCAACCATGTCGACGGGCGCTCATTGCGCTCGTTCATCGATCATGGAGATGCGATCGACTGGCGGGAGGCGGCATTTTGGGAATTTGATTTCCGCGACATCGCCAATGGTGAAGCAGAGCGCCACTTCGGCCTGAAATCGAGCCAGTGCAATCTCGCGGTCATCCGGGACGAACGGTTCAAATATGTGCATTTTGCCGCCCTGCCGCCGCTGCTCTTCGATCTGAAGAACGATCCGATGGAGCTCAACAATCTCGCTTCCGATCCAGCCTACGCGGCGACGCGCCTTGAGTGCGCCGAGAGGCTGTTATCGCTCCGGGCGCGCCATCTCGACCAGACGCTCGCCTATACGGAGCTGACGAAAGAGGGGCCGGTCACGCGACGGCCCTGA
- the galE gene encoding UDP-glucose 4-epimerase GalE has translation MAGETVLVVGGAGYIGSHTCLDLANKGYKPVVFDNFSNGHREFVRWGPAEEGDIRDRSRLEEVLAKHKPSAILHFAALIEVGESVKDPVSFYDNNVIGTLTLLSAAQTAGIKAFVFSSTCATYGLPQSVPLDETHRQVPINPYGRTKYIVEQALADYDHYKGLRSVILRYFNAAGADFEGRIGEWHQPETHAIPLAIDAALGRRQGFKVFGSDYETRDGTCVRDYIHVLDLADAHVRAVEYLLKGGDSVALNLGTGTGTTVKELLGAIEDVSKRPFPVEYIGRREGDSHTLVANNDKARDVLGWAPQYDLSQIIQSAWNWHSRSNH, from the coding sequence ATGGCAGGTGAAACTGTTCTCGTGGTCGGCGGAGCCGGCTATATAGGCTCTCATACGTGCCTTGATCTGGCGAACAAGGGTTACAAGCCCGTCGTCTTCGACAATTTTTCGAACGGCCATCGCGAGTTCGTCAGGTGGGGTCCCGCCGAGGAGGGCGATATTCGCGATCGTTCCCGGCTCGAGGAGGTACTGGCCAAGCACAAACCCTCGGCGATTTTGCATTTTGCAGCCCTGATCGAAGTCGGCGAATCGGTGAAGGATCCTGTTTCCTTCTACGACAACAATGTTATCGGTACGCTGACGCTGCTTTCGGCCGCGCAGACTGCCGGCATCAAGGCTTTCGTCTTCTCATCCACCTGCGCGACATACGGGTTGCCGCAGAGCGTACCGCTCGACGAGACGCACCGGCAGGTGCCGATCAATCCCTACGGGCGGACGAAGTACATCGTCGAGCAGGCGCTCGCCGATTACGACCATTACAAGGGTCTCCGATCCGTGATCCTGCGGTATTTCAATGCGGCGGGCGCGGATTTCGAAGGACGGATCGGCGAATGGCATCAGCCGGAAACCCATGCCATTCCGCTTGCAATCGATGCGGCGCTTGGCCGCCGGCAGGGCTTCAAGGTCTTCGGCAGCGACTACGAGACACGCGACGGTACCTGCGTACGCGACTATATCCATGTGCTCGATCTGGCGGATGCGCATGTGCGTGCCGTGGAATACTTGCTGAAGGGCGGCGATTCTGTCGCTCTGAACCTCGGGACGGGGACCGGCACGACTGTCAAGGAACTGCTCGGGGCAATCGAAGACGTGTCGAAGCGGCCCTTCCCGGTTGAATATATCGGGCGCAGGGAAGGCGATTCGCACACTCTTGTGGCCAATAACGACAAGGCGCGCGATGTGCTTGGCTGGGCACCGCAATATGATCTTTCGCAGATCATCCAGTCGGCCTGGAACTGGCACTCCAGATCCAATCACTGA
- a CDS encoding ribokinase — MSEKSGIVILGIFAADTAYKAKRLPHIAETLMGSGFTLGPGGKGSNQAIAAAKAGGKVTFISRVGNDPFGEMALAAYASVGVRANVMKMEGVSTGAAFIFVNEVSGENAIIVVPGAAGLIGIEDVDANRAEIESAAIFMTQLEQPLEAAMHGLSMAKKAGATTIFNPAPARAIPDSIYGLCDFIVPNEVEAAELVGHAIQTDEQARVAADILLNRGARAAIITLGARGALYHTAGQSEFVPAFSAGNAVDTTGAGDAFLGGFATAISEGYAPVEAARFGCATAAIAVTRPGTAPAMPSRAEIDALLRSS; from the coding sequence ATGAGTGAAAAAAGCGGAATTGTCATTCTGGGCATCTTTGCCGCCGACACCGCCTATAAGGCAAAGCGCCTGCCACACATTGCCGAGACGCTGATGGGGTCGGGTTTCACGCTCGGACCGGGAGGCAAGGGCTCTAATCAGGCAATTGCCGCAGCCAAGGCGGGCGGCAAGGTGACATTTATCTCGCGGGTCGGCAACGACCCGTTCGGCGAAATGGCCCTTGCGGCCTATGCGTCGGTGGGCGTCAGGGCCAATGTGATGAAGATGGAAGGCGTTTCCACAGGCGCTGCCTTCATCTTTGTCAACGAAGTGAGCGGCGAAAATGCCATTATCGTCGTGCCGGGTGCGGCCGGTCTCATCGGAATCGAAGATGTCGATGCAAACCGGGCGGAAATCGAAAGCGCCGCAATTTTCATGACTCAGCTCGAACAGCCGCTCGAGGCGGCCATGCACGGCCTGTCGATGGCGAAAAAGGCAGGGGCCACGACGATCTTCAACCCCGCGCCCGCCCGCGCCATTCCCGACAGCATCTACGGCTTGTGCGATTTCATCGTACCCAATGAGGTGGAAGCAGCCGAACTGGTGGGCCACGCAATCCAAACCGATGAACAGGCACGCGTCGCGGCTGACATCCTGCTCAATCGGGGCGCACGGGCGGCGATCATCACGCTCGGCGCCCGCGGCGCGCTTTATCACACGGCCGGACAGAGCGAATTCGTGCCCGCATTTTCTGCGGGCAATGCCGTTGACACGACCGGGGCCGGAGACGCCTTCCTGGGGGGCTTCGCGACAGCGATTTCCGAAGGATATGCACCCGTCGAGGCCGCCCGTTTCGGTTGCGCGACTGCGGCGATCGCCGTGACACGGCCAGGCACGGCCCCCGCCATGCCGTCACGCGCCGAGATCGACGCCTTGCTGCGCTCCTCATGA
- a CDS encoding RbsD/FucU family protein has translation MLKGIRAELNGDILQALCNMGHGDHLVISDMNFPSDSIARQTRLGKLLAMENIPAPQAIDAILSVFPLDTPIQPSVGRMEVIGKPDEIPPIQQEVQSIVDRTEGKASPMYPIERMSFYDIAKKAYCVIATGELRFYGCFLLTKGVIPAEDAVR, from the coding sequence ATGCTCAAAGGTATCAGAGCCGAACTCAACGGCGACATTCTTCAAGCGCTTTGCAACATGGGACATGGTGATCATCTCGTCATCTCCGACATGAACTTTCCATCTGATTCAATTGCCCGCCAGACCCGCCTCGGCAAGCTGCTGGCCATGGAGAACATTCCTGCGCCGCAGGCGATCGACGCAATCCTTTCCGTCTTCCCGCTGGACACACCGATCCAGCCTTCGGTGGGCCGCATGGAGGTCATTGGCAAGCCGGACGAAATTCCGCCAATTCAACAGGAAGTCCAGTCGATTGTCGACCGCACCGAAGGCAAGGCTTCGCCCATGTATCCCATCGAACGGATGTCATTTTATGACATCGCCAAGAAGGCCTATTGTGTCATCGCGACGGGCGAGCTGCGATTCTACGGATGCTTCCTTCTGACGAAAGGCGTCATTCCGGCGGAGGACGCCGTCAGATGA
- a CDS encoding LacI family DNA-binding transcriptional regulator — MSKMPTVKDVAEYAGVSVGTVSRVLSGEAAVKPMLREKVNSAISALGYRPNVTARALRTSRTDVIGLIVPDITNPFFAQLAASVERAALERRHSLMLASSHNDRGAERAHVSAFLDRSVRGIIVVATGDSSGLHLEAPVPVISLDRRFGTFPLVSTNHAQAAALIADHLYGLGHRRIAYIAGPPDTEAGRMRKEGFVSRINRFGKTGEAVQLEIAYGKFDYESGERIARDLLSRPPQDRPTAIAAASDQQAIGALRAARDLKIDVPRKLSVTGFDDISLANLVVPRLTTIRQPADLLARRAVGLLLEEPPGTGDEMVDGSLIVRGSTGPRVQPKAVIAEHTN, encoded by the coding sequence ATGTCAAAGATGCCCACAGTCAAGGATGTCGCCGAATATGCGGGCGTATCAGTGGGCACCGTTTCGCGCGTGCTGTCAGGCGAAGCCGCGGTCAAGCCGATGCTGCGCGAAAAGGTCAACAGCGCCATTTCTGCGCTCGGCTACCGGCCGAACGTGACGGCGAGAGCCCTGCGTACGAGCAGAACCGATGTGATTGGCCTCATCGTTCCCGACATCACCAATCCGTTCTTCGCTCAGCTTGCGGCAAGCGTCGAGCGCGCAGCGCTTGAACGCAGGCATAGCCTCATGCTGGCAAGCTCCCATAACGATCGCGGGGCCGAACGGGCCCACGTTTCGGCGTTTCTCGACCGTTCGGTGCGCGGCATCATTGTCGTTGCTACGGGCGACAGCTCGGGCCTTCACCTGGAAGCACCGGTCCCGGTCATATCGCTGGACCGGCGCTTCGGGACCTTCCCCCTGGTGTCTACCAACCATGCGCAGGCGGCCGCGCTGATCGCGGACCATCTCTACGGGCTTGGACACCGCCGCATTGCCTATATCGCCGGACCGCCCGACACAGAGGCCGGGCGCATGCGCAAGGAGGGATTCGTCAGCCGCATCAACCGGTTCGGCAAGACTGGCGAAGCCGTTCAATTGGAAATCGCCTACGGCAAATTCGACTACGAATCCGGTGAAAGAATTGCCCGCGACCTGCTTTCGCGCCCGCCACAAGACCGGCCCACGGCGATCGCGGCTGCCAGCGACCAGCAGGCCATCGGCGCGCTGCGCGCTGCCCGCGACCTCAAGATCGACGTGCCGCGAAAGCTGTCGGTCACGGGTTTTGACGACATTTCGCTCGCCAATCTCGTCGTGCCGCGGCTGACAACGATACGCCAGCCGGCCGATTTGCTGGCGCGGCGCGCGGTCGGCCTTCTCCTCGAAGAACCACCAGGCACGGGAGACGAGATGGTCGACGGATCGCTGATCGTGCGCGGTTCAACCGGCCCGCGCGTGCAACCCAAGGCGGTTATCGCCGAACATACGAATTGA